The proteins below come from a single Tsuneonella deserti genomic window:
- a CDS encoding ATP-binding protein, which yields MKDPLERIAAALERIAPAENDPADWNSAPAYVWDGARPRAIARIAAPPFQLLFGIDRQKHLVSENVARLARGAAAHDMLLWGARGMGKSALVRSATIAAQADASGALALVQVVPDALTMLPALFSQLGACGRSFLVYLDDLGFAEGDTVGPRHLRGWLEGGVDARPANVRLAVTSNRRAIVPRHGSEQDDPLNPRDALDDLQALADRFGLSIGFHAAGQDDYLAMVRGYAQSLGLDWDEAEALEWAKRRGARSGRTAWQFITELAGRAGLRIEGYSFVSRT from the coding sequence ATGAAAGATCCGCTCGAGCGGATTGCGGCCGCCCTTGAGCGGATCGCGCCCGCCGAGAACGATCCTGCAGACTGGAATTCCGCGCCAGCCTATGTTTGGGACGGGGCCCGGCCTCGGGCCATCGCGCGCATCGCCGCGCCGCCTTTTCAACTTCTGTTCGGGATCGACCGGCAAAAACACCTTGTGAGCGAGAACGTCGCTCGTCTCGCGCGCGGTGCGGCGGCACACGACATGCTCCTTTGGGGCGCACGCGGGATGGGAAAGAGCGCGCTGGTTCGTTCCGCAACTATCGCCGCGCAAGCCGATGCCTCGGGCGCATTGGCGTTGGTCCAGGTCGTCCCCGACGCGCTGACCATGCTGCCGGCATTATTTTCGCAGCTCGGCGCATGTGGGCGCAGCTTCCTCGTCTATCTCGACGACCTTGGCTTCGCTGAGGGGGACACGGTGGGTCCTCGGCATCTGCGCGGCTGGCTGGAAGGCGGCGTGGACGCACGGCCTGCCAACGTCCGTCTGGCGGTCACCAGCAACCGTCGGGCGATCGTCCCGCGCCACGGGTCGGAACAGGACGATCCGCTCAATCCGCGTGACGCGCTGGATGATCTTCAGGCACTGGCCGACAGGTTCGGCCTTTCGATCGGCTTTCACGCCGCCGGACAGGACGATTACCTCGCCATGGTACGCGGCTATGCTCAAAGCCTCGGGCTGGATTGGGACGAGGCCGAAGCGCTCGAATGGGCGAAGCGCCGCGGCGCGCGTTCCGGCCGGACGGCCTGGCAGTTCATTACCGAACTTGCCGGCCGGGCGGGATTACGTATCGAGGGTTACTCGTTCGTCTCGCGCACGTAA
- a CDS encoding PQQ-dependent sugar dehydrogenase translates to MSTGRKTLAVVLVVVLVIIGVVAYLATPDKAQVPIGAVTGTDPRLTDPRAESFPTVGIAEPVGWKAGEAPIAAKGLAVTRFADGLDHPRTMAVLPNGDVLVALTNRPPAKVSGGITGLVEKFLFRKAGAGGPSANKIALLRDVDGDGRAEQVALLANPALASPSGMAWADGTLYVANHDAVLAFPYALGSTQLSGKPVKLMDLPPGGNHWMRNLVISPEGRDLYIAVGSASNIAENGIEAEEGRAAIWNYNLDTKRQRLFARGMRNPNGLAFSPWSGELWTTVNERDMLGSDLVPDYLTNVPIGADYGWPWVWWRHNFDERVDAFQPAGFNPSYIRLPEYALGPHVAALGLAFAGNGSTLGSQFSSGAVIARHGSWNRFPKSGYDVVYVPFDARGNPTGKLVPILTGFLSKDGKTTRGRPTWVAFARDGALLVSDDTSGIIWRVTAPGAAPAPAIQRLGGNRMPPQRELRGQKATFDEDYVRETNE, encoded by the coding sequence ATGAGCACTGGCCGCAAAACCCTCGCAGTCGTCCTCGTCGTTGTTCTCGTGATCATCGGCGTCGTCGCCTACCTCGCCACCCCGGATAAGGCGCAAGTGCCGATCGGCGCTGTGACCGGAACCGATCCGCGGCTGACCGATCCGAGAGCGGAAAGCTTTCCGACAGTCGGGATTGCCGAGCCGGTGGGCTGGAAAGCGGGCGAAGCGCCCATCGCGGCGAAAGGCCTGGCCGTCACGCGTTTTGCCGATGGGCTCGATCATCCGCGGACGATGGCGGTCCTTCCGAACGGAGACGTGCTGGTCGCGCTGACCAACCGGCCGCCTGCAAAAGTATCGGGTGGTATCACCGGTTTGGTCGAGAAGTTTCTTTTCCGCAAAGCCGGCGCGGGCGGACCGTCAGCCAACAAGATCGCGCTGCTCCGCGACGTGGATGGCGATGGCAGGGCCGAGCAGGTGGCGCTCCTGGCAAACCCGGCACTGGCCTCCCCGTCGGGAATGGCCTGGGCAGATGGCACGCTTTACGTCGCCAACCATGACGCAGTCTTGGCGTTTCCCTACGCCCTCGGATCCACGCAGCTCAGTGGCAAGCCGGTCAAGCTGATGGACTTGCCGCCGGGCGGCAATCACTGGATGCGCAACCTGGTGATTTCTCCCGAAGGGAGGGACCTCTACATCGCAGTCGGGTCGGCGTCCAATATCGCCGAGAACGGCATTGAAGCTGAAGAAGGCCGTGCCGCGATCTGGAACTATAACCTCGATACCAAACGCCAGCGCCTTTTCGCGCGCGGAATGCGCAACCCCAACGGGTTGGCGTTCAGCCCCTGGAGTGGCGAACTTTGGACAACGGTCAACGAGCGGGACATGCTGGGTTCCGACCTCGTCCCCGATTACCTCACCAATGTTCCGATCGGTGCCGATTACGGCTGGCCCTGGGTTTGGTGGCGCCACAACTTTGACGAACGGGTCGACGCGTTCCAGCCCGCGGGCTTCAATCCGAGCTATATCCGTCTGCCGGAATATGCGCTCGGGCCGCACGTTGCGGCTCTGGGCCTCGCCTTCGCCGGCAACGGCAGCACGCTTGGATCTCAATTCTCATCGGGGGCAGTGATCGCTCGGCATGGCTCCTGGAACCGTTTTCCCAAGTCCGGCTACGACGTCGTCTACGTTCCGTTCGATGCGCGTGGAAATCCGACCGGGAAACTGGTCCCGATCCTGACCGGCTTCCTTTCCAAGGACGGCAAGACCACCCGCGGCCGCCCCACCTGGGTCGCCTTTGCCCGCGATGGTGCCCTGCTGGTAAGCGATGATACGTCAGGCATCATCTGGCGGGTCACTGCTCCCGGGGCGGCTCCAGCCCCTGCAATCCAGCGCCTCGGCGGCAATCGCATGCCGCCGCAGCGAGAGCTGCGCGGGCAGAAGGCGACGTTCGATGAGGATTACGTGCGCGAGACGAACGAGTAA
- a CDS encoding head GIN domain-containing protein, with the protein MLQKILKGVVPVLAFALAAGVSGCDGHISINGKDGVPLSELDLDGKAPTSLVLAGPDTVIVSKGEKLTIEVGGDADAAEALRFTLDDETLGIMRQSGWKGDGKATVRVTMPNLERLTLAGSGTVQADRITGDAETVVAGSGSVQLAGVDAKKLEVTIAGSGSLAAAGRAQSLELSIAGSGSADMAGLKVDGAEVTIAGSGDASFASDGTVEATVMGSGDVTVTGKAKCTIKSMGSGKLNCHSGARPSDGPPAAPAAPTAPEAPPTPE; encoded by the coding sequence ATGCTCCAGAAGATCTTGAAGGGTGTCGTGCCTGTGCTGGCGTTCGCCCTGGCCGCCGGGGTTTCCGGATGCGACGGCCACATCTCCATCAACGGAAAGGACGGCGTGCCGCTGTCCGAACTTGATCTTGACGGAAAGGCGCCCACCAGTCTTGTGCTCGCCGGGCCCGACACGGTCATCGTCAGCAAAGGCGAAAAGCTCACGATAGAGGTAGGGGGCGATGCCGACGCGGCGGAGGCACTTCGTTTCACCCTTGATGACGAAACGCTCGGGATCATGCGCCAGAGCGGCTGGAAGGGCGACGGCAAGGCGACCGTGCGCGTTACCATGCCGAACCTTGAAAGGCTGACATTGGCCGGGTCGGGCACGGTTCAGGCTGATCGCATCACCGGCGATGCCGAGACCGTCGTTGCCGGCAGCGGCTCGGTCCAACTCGCTGGGGTCGATGCGAAGAAGCTGGAAGTGACCATAGCGGGCTCGGGCTCGCTCGCCGCCGCCGGGCGCGCCCAATCGCTCGAATTGAGCATCGCCGGTTCGGGCTCGGCCGACATGGCAGGGCTCAAGGTTGATGGGGCGGAAGTCACCATCGCCGGTTCAGGCGACGCCAGCTTCGCCTCCGACGGTACCGTCGAGGCGACGGTTATGGGTTCAGGCGATGTGACGGTGACCGGCAAAGCCAAATGCACGATCAAGTCGATGGGTTCAGGGAAGTTGAACTGCCACAGCGGAGCGCGTCCCTCGGACGGACCACCCGCGGCGCCTGCCGCTCCCACGGCCCCCGAGGCACCACCGACGCCTGAATAA
- a CDS encoding acyl-CoA dehydrogenase: MYRPATADQLLALEVCAGIGELARSERFAAADAEMVTAIVEGIGAFSAGEWAPLNRIGDLEGARLENGVVRLPEGFAEAYAHYVDQGWNAIAAPAEWGGQGLPFALGCNVLENLGSANFAFNLLPMLTTGAIDALEQHGSEAQRALYLPKMISGEWSGTMNLTEPQAGSDLGALRSAATPIESGDHAGKYRISGTKIFITWGDHELAENIVHLVLARLPDSPEGSRGISLFVVPKYLVNADGSVGPRNDLRCVSVEHKLGIHASPTCVMSYGDNGECIGELVGAPNRGLMAMFTMMNNARINVGNQGVQIGERATQAALAYARDRIQSVRAGSPDRKPVAIIEHPDVRRMLVRMKALTEGARALLYYTAGQVDRGTLGDTEAAARGECLVPMLKAWGTDIGVEVASLGVQVHGGMGFIEETGAAQHYRDARIAPIYEGTNGIQAADLVTRKLGLEDGASLDALLGDISRDAGEETGLVRLAEECRSIADWMRGEATLDDRLAGSVPFTTMCAVAVAGWQLLRQRRAIEQGTSPSLAASKQVSVRYFLDHIVSETMGLAAGARGGSTLLYELSNEALCA, from the coding sequence GTGTACCGACCCGCCACCGCCGACCAGTTGCTCGCTCTAGAGGTCTGCGCCGGGATCGGCGAACTTGCCCGCAGCGAAAGGTTCGCGGCCGCCGACGCGGAGATGGTCACCGCCATAGTCGAGGGGATCGGAGCGTTCTCGGCAGGCGAGTGGGCGCCGCTCAACCGCATCGGTGATCTGGAGGGGGCACGGCTGGAAAACGGCGTCGTCCGCCTACCGGAAGGCTTCGCAGAAGCTTACGCCCATTACGTCGATCAGGGTTGGAACGCGATTGCCGCCCCTGCCGAATGGGGCGGACAGGGATTGCCCTTCGCGCTTGGATGCAACGTGCTGGAAAACCTCGGCAGTGCAAACTTCGCCTTCAACCTTCTGCCCATGCTGACCACTGGCGCCATCGACGCGCTCGAGCAGCACGGGTCGGAGGCCCAGAGGGCGCTCTACCTGCCGAAGATGATCAGCGGCGAGTGGTCGGGCACGATGAACCTGACCGAGCCGCAAGCGGGCAGTGACCTGGGGGCGCTGCGGTCCGCGGCCACTCCGATCGAAAGCGGCGACCATGCGGGCAAATACCGCATCTCCGGCACGAAAATCTTCATCACCTGGGGCGATCACGAACTCGCGGAGAACATCGTTCATCTGGTCCTCGCGCGTCTGCCCGATTCTCCGGAAGGGAGCAGGGGGATTTCGCTGTTCGTGGTGCCGAAGTACCTGGTCAATGCCGATGGGTCAGTCGGCCCGCGCAACGATCTCCGCTGCGTCAGCGTGGAGCACAAGCTGGGCATACATGCGTCTCCCACCTGCGTGATGAGTTACGGAGACAACGGCGAATGCATCGGGGAACTGGTCGGCGCTCCGAACCGCGGATTGATGGCGATGTTCACGATGATGAACAACGCCCGTATCAATGTTGGCAATCAGGGCGTGCAGATTGGCGAGCGGGCTACCCAGGCCGCGCTGGCCTACGCGCGGGATCGGATTCAGTCGGTGCGCGCAGGTTCACCCGACAGGAAACCGGTAGCGATAATCGAGCACCCCGACGTGCGCCGGATGCTGGTTCGAATGAAGGCGCTGACCGAAGGCGCGCGAGCGCTGCTCTACTACACGGCGGGGCAGGTGGACCGAGGCACCCTTGGTGATACAGAAGCGGCGGCGCGTGGGGAATGCCTGGTGCCAATGCTGAAGGCGTGGGGGACGGACATCGGAGTCGAAGTCGCCAGCCTTGGCGTGCAGGTCCACGGCGGAATGGGTTTCATCGAGGAAACCGGCGCGGCGCAACATTACCGGGATGCCCGGATCGCCCCGATCTACGAGGGCACCAACGGGATCCAGGCAGCGGACCTCGTCACCCGCAAGCTCGGACTGGAAGATGGCGCGTCGCTCGACGCGTTGCTGGGCGACATCAGCCGCGACGCGGGCGAGGAAACGGGGCTGGTCCGGCTGGCAGAGGAATGCCGTTCGATCGCGGATTGGATGCGCGGTGAAGCGACCCTTGACGATCGGCTGGCAGGAAGCGTCCCGTTTACAACCATGTGCGCCGTAGCAGTCGCGGGGTGGCAGCTTCTCCGTCAACGCAGAGCGATCGAGCAAGGCACTTCGCCATCCCTCGCCGCGTCCAAACAGGTGAGCGTCCGATATTTCCTCGATCACATCGTGTCCGAGACCATGGGGCTGGCCGCGGGTGCGCGCGGGGGATCGACGTTGCTCTATGAGCTCTCCAATGAGGCGCTCTGCGCATGA
- a CDS encoding glycine zipper 2TM domain-containing protein, whose protein sequence is MRVSACDLSFSCCAAAVALASATPVFAQDYEYAQPLPEADITFRSDPVVQALPGTPAPSSDYYVEEPAATALPSLPPPMTRRPDIHPVAYPPVHPGAYAPRVDYQPYPHPDQGYRGPAFFDRDAWIGDCHDRIRGVPRRERAGVIGALLGAVFGGVIGNRAWDSERLGGTLLGAGVGGVAGAAIGSAVEAAGDRRREDECAMYLDRYMSGAYSTAGYPPYYGYGYPGHAYGYGGGYALVPVLVAIPQRQVVRETVTEEWVKEPVRTRTIHRSRSVPSPRPDKRIKMIKGR, encoded by the coding sequence ATGCGCGTGTCAGCCTGCGATCTGTCTTTTTCTTGCTGCGCCGCTGCAGTCGCCCTCGCATCCGCCACTCCGGTTTTCGCGCAGGACTACGAATACGCGCAGCCTCTTCCGGAAGCTGACATTACATTCCGCAGCGACCCCGTGGTCCAGGCATTGCCGGGTACTCCGGCACCGTCCAGCGATTATTATGTCGAGGAGCCGGCCGCGACAGCGTTGCCGTCCCTGCCCCCGCCAATGACGAGGCGGCCGGATATTCATCCGGTGGCCTATCCGCCTGTCCATCCCGGAGCTTACGCGCCGCGAGTGGATTACCAACCGTACCCGCATCCGGACCAGGGATATCGAGGACCTGCGTTTTTCGACCGGGATGCCTGGATCGGCGATTGCCATGACCGGATTCGCGGCGTTCCTCGCCGGGAACGGGCGGGCGTGATCGGCGCGCTGCTTGGGGCGGTCTTCGGCGGAGTGATCGGCAATCGGGCCTGGGATTCGGAACGACTCGGCGGAACTCTGCTGGGGGCCGGTGTGGGCGGGGTCGCCGGCGCCGCTATCGGCAGCGCAGTGGAAGCTGCGGGCGATCGGCGCCGCGAAGACGAATGCGCCATGTATCTGGATCGTTACATGTCGGGTGCATACTCGACCGCTGGATATCCGCCGTATTACGGGTACGGCTATCCCGGCCATGCTTATGGCTACGGCGGAGGCTACGCATTGGTGCCTGTTCTGGTTGCCATTCCCCAGCGACAGGTCGTCCGAGAAACGGTGACAGAGGAATGGGTCAAAGAGCCGGTCCGAACCCGCACTATCCACCGTTCTCGCTCCGTCCCATCGCCGCGTCCGGACAAGCGGATAAAGATGATCAAGGGGCGCTGA
- a CDS encoding L-threonylcarbamoyladenylate synthase, translating into MSDKHRTERLTADDAGLARAAQLLVAGELVAVPTETVYGLAARADSAEAVAAVYRAKGRPDFNPLIVHVPDLAQAERLADFDGRARLLAERFWPGPLTLVLPRRPEAAIAAAVTAGLSTIALRCPAHPIMRKLLELSALPLAAPSANRSGAVSPTTADHVLGTLDQRIAAVLDGGPCARGLESTIVALREDGWQLLRAGPVTELELQSALGKPRPVTSAMIEAPGQLPQHYSPGKPVRLGALTAQDDEFFIGFGGLSGHCNLSPRADTAEAAAHLYACLHAAALSPFARVAVAPVPDEGIGAAINDRLRRAAA; encoded by the coding sequence ATGAGCGACAAGCACAGGACCGAGCGGTTGACAGCCGATGACGCCGGGCTCGCGCGGGCTGCCCAATTGCTCGTCGCGGGCGAATTGGTCGCGGTGCCGACCGAGACGGTTTACGGTCTCGCTGCCCGTGCGGACAGTGCCGAGGCTGTCGCGGCAGTCTATCGCGCCAAGGGCCGCCCGGATTTCAATCCATTGATTGTCCACGTGCCGGACCTGGCACAGGCGGAGCGCTTGGCAGATTTCGACGGGCGCGCGCGACTGCTTGCGGAGCGGTTCTGGCCCGGGCCTTTGACTCTTGTCCTGCCGCGGCGTCCGGAAGCCGCCATCGCCGCTGCGGTGACGGCAGGGTTGTCCACCATCGCGCTGCGTTGCCCGGCGCACCCGATCATGCGGAAGCTTCTCGAGCTCAGCGCGTTGCCACTCGCAGCACCTTCGGCGAACCGCAGCGGTGCGGTCAGCCCCACCACCGCGGACCACGTACTGGGGACGCTGGACCAGCGCATCGCCGCCGTTCTCGATGGTGGACCGTGCGCACGGGGACTCGAATCGACTATCGTGGCGCTTAGAGAGGATGGTTGGCAGCTATTGCGGGCCGGGCCGGTGACGGAGCTCGAATTGCAGTCAGCGCTGGGCAAGCCGCGCCCAGTCACCAGCGCGATGATCGAGGCTCCTGGTCAGTTGCCGCAGCATTACTCACCCGGAAAGCCGGTGCGGCTTGGCGCGCTGACCGCACAGGACGACGAGTTCTTCATCGGCTTCGGCGGTCTTTCCGGTCACTGCAATCTCTCGCCGCGTGCTGACACCGCCGAAGCGGCCGCGCATCTCTATGCATGCCTGCACGCGGCCGCCCTGTCGCCGTTTGCGCGGGTCGCGGTCGCGCCAGTCCCGGATGAGGGAATAGGGGCCGCGATCAACGATCGCTTGCGCCGTGCGGCAGCCTAA
- the fdxA gene encoding ferredoxin FdxA has protein sequence MTYVVTDACIKCKYTDCVEVCPVDCFYEGETMLVINPSECIDCGVCEPECPAEAILPDTESGLEQWLELNAKFSAEWPNITQKKDPPEDADEHKGEEGKYDKFFTPEPGEGD, from the coding sequence ATGACCTACGTCGTCACCGACGCGTGCATCAAGTGCAAGTACACCGACTGCGTCGAGGTCTGCCCGGTCGATTGCTTCTACGAAGGCGAAACGATGCTGGTCATCAATCCGTCCGAGTGCATCGACTGTGGCGTGTGCGAGCCCGAGTGCCCGGCGGAGGCCATCCTCCCCGATACCGAGAGCGGTCTCGAGCAGTGGCTCGAGCTGAACGCGAAGTTCTCGGCCGAGTGGCCCAATATCACCCAGAAGAAGGATCCGCCGGAAGACGCGGACGAGCACAAGGGTGAAGAGGGCAAGTATGACAAGTTTTTCACGCCCGAGCCTGGCGAGGGCGACTGA
- a CDS encoding GAF domain-containing protein, with protein sequence MYDFRADPASSKPEIYRQLCDAALALTEGERDGIANMANVAALLWEYLPDLNWAGFYRAMGDELVLGPFAGRPACIRIPFGQGVCGAAAASGQTQLVADVNAFPGHIACDAASRSELVVPVMKNGEVLAVIDLDSPTPARFDAEDAAGIERLAGALASRL encoded by the coding sequence ATGTACGATTTTCGCGCCGATCCAGCCTCATCCAAACCGGAAATCTACCGGCAGCTCTGCGATGCAGCACTCGCCCTTACCGAGGGAGAACGCGATGGTATCGCCAACATGGCGAATGTAGCCGCACTCCTTTGGGAATATTTGCCCGATCTGAACTGGGCGGGATTCTACCGGGCAATGGGCGATGAGCTTGTCCTGGGTCCCTTCGCCGGCCGCCCGGCCTGCATTCGCATTCCGTTCGGTCAAGGCGTGTGTGGTGCAGCGGCGGCAAGTGGACAGACCCAGTTGGTCGCCGATGTGAACGCCTTTCCCGGTCACATCGCGTGCGATGCCGCTAGCCGATCGGAGCTCGTCGTACCGGTAATGAAGAATGGCGAAGTGCTCGCCGTGATCGACCTCGATAGCCCCACGCCCGCCCGCTTCGATGCCGAAGACGCGGCGGGGATCGAGCGGTTGGCCGGCGCGCTGGCGTCCCGGCTGTAA
- a CDS encoding CarD family transcriptional regulator, with protein MASQAPAFDVGDYVVYPKHGVGRVVELQSEEIAGMQLELYVLRFEKERMTLRVPVNKVESIGMRKLSSDKTLKEAMETLKGKPKVKRTMWSRRAQEYEAKINSGDLVSIAEVTRDLFRPEDQPEQSYSERQIFEAASSRLARELAAMEKTDEPAALGKILSVLREHAPKYYETADEA; from the coding sequence ATGGCTAGCCAGGCCCCTGCTTTCGATGTCGGTGATTACGTTGTTTATCCCAAGCACGGTGTGGGCCGTGTGGTCGAGCTTCAGAGCGAAGAAATCGCGGGCATGCAGCTCGAGTTGTACGTTCTCCGCTTCGAAAAGGAACGGATGACCCTCCGCGTCCCGGTCAACAAGGTTGAATCGATCGGCATGCGCAAGCTTTCGAGCGACAAGACCCTCAAGGAAGCGATGGAGACCCTGAAGGGCAAGCCCAAGGTCAAGCGCACGATGTGGAGCCGCCGCGCCCAGGAATACGAAGCGAAGATCAACTCGGGCGATCTTGTGTCGATCGCGGAAGTGACCCGTGACCTTTTCCGCCCCGAGGATCAGCCCGAACAGTCCTATTCGGAACGGCAGATCTTCGAAGCGGCTTCCAGCCGCCTTGCACGCGAGCTCGCGGCTATGGAGAAAACCGACGAGCCTGCCGCCCTTGGCAAGATCCTCTCGGTCCTGCGCGAGCATGCGCCGAAGTATTACGAGACCGCGGACGAGGCCTGA
- a CDS encoding RNA-binding S4 domain-containing protein, which translates to MRIDKLLWQLRFTRTRSLAQSLVAGGHVRRNGARVLRVSQDVVEGDRLTLPLPAGVRVIEVVAMPTRRGPSAEAQACYRTLDPHGIPAIAPGEPQSQARGQQQ; encoded by the coding sequence GTGAGAATCGACAAGCTTCTGTGGCAGCTGCGGTTCACCCGGACACGCAGTCTGGCCCAGTCCCTGGTCGCCGGGGGCCACGTGCGCCGCAACGGAGCGCGGGTGCTCCGGGTCAGCCAGGATGTGGTCGAAGGCGACCGGCTGACTTTGCCGCTGCCTGCCGGTGTCCGCGTGATCGAAGTGGTAGCGATGCCGACGCGTCGCGGTCCGTCGGCGGAGGCCCAGGCCTGTTACCGCACGCTTGACCCGCACGGAATTCCCGCCATAGCACCGGGCGAACCGCAATCGCAGGCAAGGGGCCAGCAGCAATGA